The Victivallis sp. Marseille-Q1083 genome has a window encoding:
- a CDS encoding radical SAM protein → MIHYREPLFRPPAEADSLIFQVAYGCPHNCCRFCGMYKTVRYAPRPPEEVWQEFVSGARRYPAARRIFLADGDVMFLPFERLQRYLQNLNELFPQLARVGIYANASSILKYSEAELRQLRQSKLHTLYIGLESGDQQLLDRVGKTESAEGMVQAVRQAQQSGLRCSVMILLGLGGTEYSAGHAIRTAAILNRMQPRLLSALRFVELPDQTPFDRFQALSEYQVIEELQTLVSRLELHQTVFRANHSSNPVPLEGRFPAGQPALLRQLDRLLSSGRLDRHGPGRLPLFL, encoded by the coding sequence ATGATTCATTACCGTGAACCGTTGTTCCGGCCGCCGGCGGAAGCGGACAGTTTGATTTTTCAAGTGGCTTACGGCTGTCCGCACAATTGCTGCCGTTTCTGCGGCATGTACAAAACGGTGCGTTACGCGCCGCGCCCGCCGGAAGAAGTATGGCAGGAGTTCGTCTCCGGCGCCCGGCGCTATCCGGCTGCCCGCCGGATTTTTCTGGCGGACGGCGACGTGATGTTCCTGCCGTTCGAACGTTTGCAGCGTTATCTGCAAAATTTGAACGAACTCTTTCCGCAACTGGCCCGCGTCGGCATCTATGCCAACGCCAGTTCCATTCTCAAATATTCCGAGGCGGAACTGCGGCAACTGCGGCAATCGAAACTCCATACGCTCTATATCGGCCTGGAAAGCGGCGACCAGCAGCTGCTGGACCGGGTCGGTAAAACGGAATCGGCGGAGGGCATGGTGCAAGCGGTCCGCCAGGCCCAGCAATCCGGGCTGCGCTGTTCGGTGATGATTCTGCTGGGACTGGGCGGGACGGAATATTCCGCCGGCCATGCCATCCGGACCGCCGCGATCCTGAACCGAATGCAGCCCCGTCTGTTGTCGGCGCTGCGTTTCGTCGAATTGCCGGACCAGACACCGTTCGACCGCTTCCAGGCGCTGAGCGAATACCAGGTCATCGAGGAACTGCAGACGCTGGTCTCCCGGCTGGAACTCCATCAAACGGTCTTCCGCGCCAACCACAGCTCCAACCCGGTTCCGCTGGAAGGCCGTTTCCCGGCCGGCCAACCGGCCTTGCTGCGCCAGCTCGACCGACTGTTGTCCAGCGGCCGGCTCGACCGCCACGGTCCCGGCCGGCTGCCGCTGTTTCTCTGA
- a CDS encoding zinc ribbon domain-containing protein, translating to MKQCDHCGSQLEAGQHYCPNCGTMTEPEPSAPPVRCPNCGSTQISAVRREYSPGCGCLGWLLFGWWGLLLGLLGGSDIEMVCNHCGTRWPAGEPQRARSGIGCLGVLLLALLIWVLCNRYLNVWMFGWN from the coding sequence ATGAAACAATGCGATCACTGCGGCAGCCAACTGGAAGCCGGACAGCATTACTGTCCAAACTGCGGTACCATGACCGAACCGGAACCGTCCGCCCCGCCGGTTCGCTGTCCGAATTGCGGCTCGACCCAAATTTCAGCGGTTCGAAGGGAATACAGTCCCGGCTGCGGCTGCCTGGGCTGGTTATTGTTCGGCTGGTGGGGCCTGCTGCTGGGGTTGCTCGGCGGCAGCGACATCGAAATGGTCTGCAACCACTGCGGCACCCGCTGGCCGGCCGGAGAGCCCCAGCGGGCCCGTTCCGGCATCGGCTGTCTGGGCGTGCTGCTGCTGGCATTGCTGATCTGGGTGCTTTGCAATCGATATTTGAATGTCTGGATGTTCGGCTGGAATTGA
- a CDS encoding NAD(P)/FAD-dependent oxidoreductase yields the protein MNIVIIGGGCAGFEAALAARRQNPDCAIQLFSEESVRPYRRPALPRLLTETVPDLQFYLKDEAFFAEQKIELVLNRKAVEIDRDAHLVRFADGSSADYDKLLLATGSNPFRPPVEGSSLEGVLCCRSLIDVKRIAAAIEGGAKRIVVIGGGLLGLELTDNLLKAGMTVTVAEGCPTILPKQLDSEGAALLAQSIAAQPGLSAHYGACVQALLGKERVTEVALADGAVVPADLVILSVGVRSNAALAERAGLPVERGLVVDEHLQSADPDIYGAGDCASVAGFCPGLWPVARDQGRAAGINMAGGAAAFQPGNYPARLVAFGTKLFSIGDNGAGTTGAIQVADRIYRRLSFDAQERLCGVILIGEIGDAARLQQALEQKMTRTELQNNNLLI from the coding sequence ATGAATATTGTCATCATCGGCGGCGGCTGTGCCGGCTTTGAAGCGGCGCTGGCCGCACGGCGGCAGAATCCGGATTGTGCCATTCAATTGTTCAGCGAAGAGAGTGTCCGGCCTTATCGCCGGCCGGCCCTGCCGCGTTTGCTGACCGAAACCGTCCCGGATTTGCAGTTTTATCTGAAGGATGAAGCATTTTTTGCCGAACAGAAAATCGAATTGGTCCTGAATCGAAAAGCGGTGGAAATTGATCGCGACGCCCATCTGGTGCGATTCGCCGACGGGTCCAGCGCCGATTATGATAAATTGTTGCTGGCGACCGGCTCCAATCCGTTTCGACCGCCGGTTGAAGGCAGCAGCCTCGAAGGCGTGCTTTGTTGCCGCTCTTTGATCGATGTGAAACGGATTGCGGCGGCGATTGAAGGCGGCGCGAAGCGCATCGTCGTCATCGGCGGCGGCTTGCTGGGATTGGAATTGACCGACAATCTATTGAAGGCCGGGATGACGGTAACGGTGGCCGAAGGCTGTCCGACCATTCTGCCCAAGCAACTGGACAGTGAAGGCGCCGCACTGCTGGCGCAGTCGATCGCGGCGCAACCGGGGCTGTCGGCTCATTACGGCGCCTGTGTGCAGGCGCTGCTCGGCAAAGAACGGGTGACGGAAGTGGCGTTGGCGGATGGCGCGGTGGTGCCGGCCGATCTGGTCATTTTGTCGGTCGGCGTCCGTTCCAATGCCGCGCTGGCGGAGCGCGCCGGATTGCCGGTCGAGCGCGGGCTGGTCGTCGATGAGCATTTGCAGAGTGCCGATCCGGATATTTACGGCGCCGGCGACTGTGCATCGGTTGCCGGATTCTGTCCGGGGTTATGGCCGGTGGCGCGGGATCAGGGACGGGCGGCAGGCATCAATATGGCCGGCGGCGCCGCCGCGTTTCAACCCGGCAATTATCCGGCCCGGCTGGTGGCGTTCGGCACCAAGCTGTTCAGTATCGGTGACAACGGCGCCGGGACCACCGGGGCCATCCAGGTGGCCGATCGGATCTATCGCCGGTTGAGTTTCGATGCGCAGGAACGGCTGTGCGGCGTTATCCTGATCGGCGAAATCGGCGATGCTGCCAGATTGCAGCAGGCGTTGGAGCAAAAAATGACCCGGACGGAGTTGCAAAATAATAATTTGCTGATATAA
- the eno gene encoding phosphopyruvate hydratase: MSTISTIHAREILDSRGNPTVEVEVVLESGAVGSAAVPSGASTGSNEALELRDGDKQRYGGKGVLNAVKNVNEIIQPELEGMDALDQLGIDQTMIELDGTATKSKLGANAILGVSLATAHAAANYLNLPLFRYLGGVNGKVLPVPMMNIINGGSHSDAPIAFQEFMIRPVGAESFSSGLRIGAEVFHALKSILKEKRLSTAVGDEGGFAPNFSGGTEEALGCILKAVELAGYAPGTDVKIALDCAASEFFANNIYDYTKFEGASGARRDAAGQVDYLEKLIDSYPIDSIEDGMAENDWEGWQHLTERLGGRCQLVGDDLFVTNVNYLAKGIAIGAANSILIKVNQIGTLTETLDAIEMAHRAGYTAIISHRSGETEDTSIADIAVATNAGQIKTGSLSRTDRICKYNQLLRIEEMLGAMARYGC; the protein is encoded by the coding sequence ATGTCGACAATCAGCACCATCCATGCCCGGGAAATTCTCGATTCGCGGGGCAATCCGACCGTCGAAGTCGAAGTGGTTCTGGAAAGCGGCGCCGTCGGCTCGGCGGCGGTGCCGTCCGGCGCCTCGACCGGCAGCAACGAAGCGCTGGAATTGCGGGACGGCGACAAACAGCGTTATGGCGGCAAGGGCGTATTGAATGCTGTCAAAAACGTCAATGAAATTATCCAGCCGGAATTGGAAGGCATGGATGCGCTGGACCAGCTCGGCATCGATCAGACGATGATCGAACTGGACGGTACTGCGACCAAGAGCAAACTCGGAGCCAACGCCATTCTCGGGGTTTCGCTGGCGACGGCCCACGCGGCGGCCAATTATTTGAACCTGCCGCTGTTCCGCTATCTCGGCGGAGTCAACGGCAAAGTTTTGCCGGTGCCGATGATGAATATCATCAACGGCGGATCGCATTCGGATGCGCCGATCGCTTTTCAGGAATTCATGATCCGGCCGGTGGGTGCCGAGTCATTCAGCTCCGGGCTGCGCATCGGCGCGGAAGTGTTCCATGCGCTGAAAAGTATTTTGAAGGAAAAACGCCTGAGTACTGCCGTCGGCGATGAAGGCGGTTTTGCCCCGAATTTCAGCGGCGGCACCGAGGAAGCGCTCGGTTGCATCCTGAAGGCGGTTGAGTTGGCCGGTTATGCGCCGGGAACGGATGTGAAAATTGCGCTCGATTGCGCCGCTTCGGAATTTTTTGCCAACAACATTTATGATTATACGAAATTCGAAGGGGCTTCCGGCGCCAGACGGGATGCCGCCGGGCAGGTGGATTATCTCGAAAAATTGATCGATTCCTATCCGATCGATTCCATCGAGGATGGCATGGCGGAGAACGATTGGGAAGGCTGGCAGCATCTGACCGAACGGCTCGGCGGCCGCTGTCAGTTGGTCGGCGATGACCTCTTTGTCACCAATGTCAACTATTTGGCCAAGGGAATCGCCATTGGCGCCGCCAATTCCATTTTGATCAAAGTCAATCAGATCGGTACTTTGACCGAGACGCTGGATGCTATCGAGATGGCGCACCGGGCCGGTTATACGGCGATCATCAGCCATCGTTCCGGCGAGACGGAGGACACTTCCATCGCCGACATCGCGGTGGCGACCAATGCCGGCCAGATCAAGACCGGCTCGCTGTCGCGGACCGACCGGATCTGCAAATACAATCAACTGCTGCGGATTGAAGAGATGCTTGGCGCGATGGCGCGCTACGGCTGCTAA
- a CDS encoding endonuclease/exonuclease/phosphatase family protein produces MKRLGKFCLLPGLVSAGVLIGGCGTAAPQEIKIMTYNIHAGIGMDDQFNLPRLAEVIRANGADVIGLEEVDINNPRSQRSDIPRELGQLLNMHPAFIKAVAFHEGTSQYGNAVLSKYPLEVVDKLPLPGDGNAEPRAALVVKVAAEQPFYFIVTHFVWEPELEDLRLQSVDAIDQLVQSKKYYPAILVGDLNQEPDAACIEALRKNWTLTNDHGGSKSWPADQPEQQLDYIAFTPKNAFEIVRHQVIGEVMASDHRPVMATLRRTPQP; encoded by the coding sequence ATGAAGCGTTTGGGGAAATTTTGTTTGCTGCCGGGCCTGGTGAGTGCCGGCGTCCTGATCGGCGGCTGCGGTACCGCTGCGCCGCAGGAGATCAAAATCATGACCTACAACATCCACGCCGGCATCGGCATGGACGACCAGTTCAATCTGCCGCGCCTGGCGGAAGTGATTCGCGCCAACGGGGCGGATGTCATCGGTCTGGAGGAAGTGGATATCAACAATCCGCGTTCCCAGCGCAGCGACATCCCCCGGGAACTGGGACAATTGCTCAATATGCACCCCGCCTTCATCAAGGCGGTTGCCTTTCACGAGGGCACCTCCCAATACGGCAATGCCGTTCTCAGCAAATATCCGCTGGAAGTCGTCGACAAACTTCCGCTGCCCGGCGACGGCAACGCCGAACCCCGTGCCGCACTGGTCGTCAAAGTCGCCGCCGAACAGCCGTTCTATTTCATCGTCACCCATTTTGTCTGGGAACCGGAACTGGAAGACCTCCGCCTCCAATCCGTCGACGCAATCGACCAACTGGTGCAGAGTAAAAAATATTATCCGGCAATTCTGGTCGGCGATCTGAATCAGGAGCCGGATGCCGCCTGCATCGAAGCGCTGCGAAAAAACTGGACCTTGACCAACGATCACGGCGGCAGTAAATCCTGGCCGGCCGACCAACCGGAACAACAACTCGATTATATCGCTTTCACGCCCAAAAATGCTTTCGAAATCGTCCGCCACCAGGTCATCGGCGAAGTGATGGCTTCCGACCATCGTCCGGTCATGGCAACGTTACGCCGGACCCCGCAGCCGTAA
- the yajC gene encoding preprotein translocase subunit YajC, whose amino-acid sequence MYHYTVSTAILAADGNAEAQNAAPVAPAGGEQLQVTIEGQQVPEEAPAQPQAQQGGMLGMLPFIILIALMFFLMIRSQKKQAKKRQEILSQIKKGDKVVTNAGIYGVVQEVKDQTYILEIADKVRVEMVKNGVAGKVNSAEAADAGKNA is encoded by the coding sequence ATGTATCACTACACGGTATCGACTGCAATTTTGGCGGCGGATGGCAATGCGGAAGCGCAAAACGCGGCACCGGTGGCTCCGGCCGGCGGCGAACAGTTGCAGGTGACTATCGAAGGCCAGCAGGTGCCGGAAGAGGCGCCGGCGCAGCCGCAGGCCCAACAGGGCGGAATGCTCGGCATGCTGCCGTTCATCATTTTGATTGCCCTGATGTTCTTTCTGATGATTCGTTCGCAGAAAAAGCAGGCCAAGAAACGGCAGGAAATCCTTTCCCAGATCAAAAAAGGGGACAAAGTGGTCACCAATGCCGGTATTTACGGTGTGGTGCAGGAAGTGAAAGATCAGACTTATATTCTGGAAATTGCCGATAAAGTCCGGGTGGAAATGGTCAAGAACGGGGTGGCCGGCAAAGTCAATTCGGCGGAAGCGGCCGACGCCGGCAAAAACGCCTGA
- the secD gene encoding protein translocase subunit SecD, whose amino-acid sequence MNKKPYVLRLIIALVVVAIFSFSIYPLTQRDFYDTFQNLLKDPNSAEAAELIAEAKLMQAADATIYPSNALLEAANAKGIQLKNLVKGKDLQNNRDVISLIRKESSSSIRLGLDLNGGVEFMLELVPNQEFLSKFEGADSEQLQKRMQSEFNKFRDQAIETLRKRLEGQNIYEAEITPAGDSFIALRVPIVAKDEMLKLMDIIKMSARLRFHLVHPQNDELRSAYRSDPEHFQVPPEYILMESIEADKDGNPYKEVYFLKRRWEMDGRNIVEASASKDMYGQLSISLGFDSTGTKRFSEVTSENIGRQLAIVLDDKLYCAPMIRVAITDGQARITGDFSQEEAKNIADALVSGSMPFQINVDAVFITDPTLGKDNVANGIWAGILALVCTMLFVGVYYLRAGLVAVFALAVNMILVLGMMAAFSATLTLPGIAGIILTMGMAVDANVLIFERIREELNAGKNLGTAIDLGYQKAFSAVLDANLTTLFTALILMWVGTGPVKGFAITLTIGIVTSMFTALFLTRLVFDIIGRYFSFKTMKMCAFLSHPNFNFIGKRKIAFCISGVLIAGTLILAVVKNTSMFGVDFTGGTLITFNYQERVPQDDIVKALKSIGYDARVAYKESASVADNRSLEIMIRENEKIQQDLATSSPKEKIAECLNRTFPAAQFDGGQESSVGGLIGEEFSKSALIAIAMSFLVIIIYISFRYEFGYAIAGIVALIHDVIVATGIFLLVGREITLPVIAALLTIIGYSLNDTIVIFDRIREDRKLVTGKSFAEIVNQSINETLSRTILTSLTTLLVLIVLFFFGGIAINDFVLVMLLGVIIGTYSSIFISSSLVIGWHRPGRAEKSAEVKTGAREIAG is encoded by the coding sequence ATGAATAAGAAACCGTATGTATTGCGTCTTATCATCGCATTGGTGGTGGTGGCGATTTTTTCCTTTTCGATTTATCCGCTGACGCAGCGCGATTTTTACGATACGTTTCAGAATCTGTTGAAGGATCCGAACAGCGCCGAGGCGGCCGAATTGATCGCCGAAGCCAAATTGATGCAGGCGGCGGATGCGACGATTTATCCGTCGAATGCGCTGTTGGAGGCCGCCAACGCCAAAGGCATTCAATTGAAAAACCTGGTGAAAGGCAAGGATCTTCAGAACAACCGTGATGTCATCAGTCTGATCCGCAAGGAGAGCAGCAGTTCGATCCGGCTGGGTTTGGACCTCAACGGCGGGGTGGAGTTCATGCTGGAGCTGGTGCCGAATCAGGAGTTCCTGAGCAAATTCGAAGGCGCCGACAGCGAACAGTTGCAGAAGCGGATGCAAAGCGAGTTCAACAAATTCCGCGACCAGGCGATTGAAACTTTGCGCAAACGTCTGGAAGGGCAGAATATTTACGAAGCGGAAATCACCCCGGCCGGGGACAGTTTTATTGCTTTGCGGGTGCCGATCGTTGCCAAGGACGAAATGCTCAAGTTGATGGATATCATCAAGATGAGCGCCCGGCTGCGTTTCCACCTGGTTCATCCGCAGAACGACGAGTTGCGGAGTGCCTATCGGAGCGATCCGGAGCATTTTCAGGTACCGCCGGAATACATTCTCATGGAAAGCATCGAGGCGGATAAGGATGGCAACCCGTACAAGGAGGTGTATTTCCTGAAACGTCGCTGGGAGATGGACGGCCGGAATATTGTCGAAGCCTCCGCCAGCAAGGATATGTACGGCCAGTTGAGTATTTCCCTGGGGTTCGACAGTACCGGGACCAAGCGTTTTAGCGAAGTGACCAGTGAAAACATCGGTCGCCAGTTGGCGATCGTGCTTGACGACAAACTTTATTGCGCTCCGATGATCCGGGTGGCCATCACCGACGGACAGGCCCGGATTACCGGTGATTTTTCCCAGGAAGAGGCGAAAAATATCGCCGACGCCCTGGTCAGCGGCAGCATGCCGTTTCAGATCAATGTCGACGCGGTGTTCATCACCGACCCGACGCTCGGCAAGGACAATGTGGCCAACGGTATCTGGGCGGGGATTCTCGCTCTGGTCTGTACGATGTTGTTTGTCGGCGTCTATTATCTGCGCGCCGGTCTGGTGGCGGTTTTCGCGCTGGCGGTCAATATGATATTGGTACTGGGCATGATGGCCGCTTTCAGCGCGACGCTGACTTTGCCGGGTATTGCCGGTATTATTTTGACGATGGGGATGGCCGTGGATGCCAACGTGCTGATTTTCGAACGCATCCGCGAGGAGCTCAACGCCGGTAAAAATTTGGGAACCGCCATCGATCTCGGTTATCAAAAAGCATTCAGTGCAGTGCTGGATGCCAATTTGACCACTCTGTTCACCGCCCTGATTCTGATGTGGGTTGGGACCGGTCCGGTCAAAGGGTTTGCCATCACTTTGACGATCGGTATTGTTACCAGCATGTTTACGGCGTTGTTTCTGACCAGGCTGGTCTTCGATATCATCGGCCGCTACTTTAGCTTTAAGACGATGAAGATGTGTGCGTTTCTGTCGCATCCGAATTTCAATTTCATCGGCAAACGCAAAATTGCGTTCTGCATTTCCGGTGTTCTGATTGCCGGGACACTGATTCTCGCGGTTGTCAAGAATACGTCGATGTTCGGTGTCGATTTTACCGGCGGCACGCTGATCACCTTCAATTATCAGGAGCGGGTGCCGCAGGATGATATCGTCAAGGCATTGAAGAGTATCGGCTACGATGCCCGGGTGGCTTATAAGGAAAGCGCTTCGGTCGCCGACAACCGCAGTCTGGAAATCATGATCCGGGAGAATGAAAAAATCCAGCAGGATTTGGCGACCAGCAGTCCGAAAGAGAAAATCGCCGAATGTCTCAATCGGACATTTCCGGCGGCGCAATTCGACGGCGGCCAGGAATCCTCAGTCGGCGGTTTGATCGGTGAAGAGTTCAGCAAATCGGCGTTGATCGCCATTGCGATGTCTTTCCTGGTGATCATCATTTACATCTCGTTCCGGTATGAATTCGGTTATGCGATCGCCGGCATTGTCGCGCTGATCCATGACGTCATCGTGGCGACCGGCATCTTTTTGCTGGTCGGCCGTGAAATCACATTGCCGGTGATCGCCGCTTTGCTGACGATTATCGGTTATTCGCTGAATGACACCATCGTCATCTTCGACCGGATCCGGGAAGACCGCAAGCTGGTTACCGGCAAGAGCTTCGCTGAAATCGTCAACCAAAGCATCAACGAGACGCTGAGCCGGACGATCCTGACCTCGCTGACGACGCTGCTGGTTTTGATCGTACTGTTCTTCTTCGGCGGTATTGCGATCAACGATTTCGTCCTGGTGATGCTGCTCGGGGTGATAATCGGTACGTATTCGTCGATTTTCATTTCGAGTTCGCTGGTCATCGGCTGGCACCGGCCGGGGCGGGCGGAAAAAAGCGCCGAGGTCAAAACTGGCGCCAGGGAAATTGCCGGTTGA
- the glmM gene encoding phosphoglucosamine mutase gives MSNLKFSESGVRGVVGETLTPQLVTALAVAFGKYVGGGTVVVGRDTRTSGPMFEQAVIAGLLAAGCRPVLLGIVPTPTVQIMVGELRAHGGIAVTASHNPSQWNALKFIGARGMFLDRNEAAELFDIYNQGVPYCEEEAGLQVAESLPDAFAIHQAKVFAAVDVDLIRSCRFKVAIDCCDGVGAVCSVDFLKALNCEVTALHTRTDGIFGRPPEPVDENLGDLCSAVRENRCAIGFAHDPDGDRMALVDNLGRPMGTNATIMLPVAHVLSKHPGPVAVNLQTTKAVEDIAAAVGCRVFYSKVGEINVVEKMLAEKAEIGGEGSSAGLIWRRVHAGRDAYVAMALALEMLASRRESAAEIFDSLPRYHNCTAKFEASPYAAREVILILARRYEALHPLTIDGVRIDFPEGWVLVRQSNTERVLRMNAEAGTAAAAEALLRRLRAEIETILQEFNG, from the coding sequence ATGAGTAATCTGAAGTTTTCCGAGAGCGGCGTTCGCGGTGTCGTCGGCGAAACGCTGACGCCTCAATTGGTTACCGCGTTGGCTGTGGCGTTCGGCAAATATGTCGGCGGCGGAACGGTGGTGGTGGGGCGGGATACCAGAACCAGCGGCCCGATGTTCGAGCAGGCGGTTATCGCCGGTCTGCTGGCTGCCGGCTGCCGGCCGGTGCTGCTGGGGATTGTGCCGACGCCGACCGTGCAGATCATGGTCGGAGAATTGCGGGCGCACGGTGGAATTGCAGTGACGGCCAGCCACAATCCGTCACAGTGGAATGCGCTGAAATTCATCGGTGCCAGAGGCATGTTTCTGGACCGCAACGAGGCGGCGGAACTTTTCGATATCTACAATCAAGGGGTGCCTTATTGCGAGGAAGAGGCCGGTTTGCAGGTCGCCGAGTCGCTGCCGGACGCTTTTGCCATCCATCAGGCGAAAGTGTTCGCCGCCGTCGATGTGGACTTGATTCGCAGTTGCCGCTTTAAAGTGGCGATCGATTGCTGCGATGGCGTCGGGGCGGTGTGTTCGGTGGACTTTTTGAAGGCGTTAAACTGTGAAGTGACGGCGCTGCATACAAGGACCGACGGTATTTTCGGCCGTCCGCCGGAGCCGGTCGATGAGAATCTGGGTGATTTGTGTTCGGCGGTCCGGGAGAACCGCTGCGCGATTGGATTTGCTCATGATCCGGATGGCGACCGGATGGCTTTGGTCGACAATCTCGGCCGGCCGATGGGAACCAATGCGACAATCATGCTGCCGGTGGCGCATGTGTTGTCGAAACATCCCGGGCCGGTGGCCGTCAATCTGCAGACGACCAAAGCGGTGGAGGATATCGCTGCGGCCGTCGGCTGCCGGGTGTTCTACTCGAAGGTGGGCGAAATCAATGTCGTCGAGAAGATGCTGGCCGAAAAGGCCGAGATCGGCGGGGAGGGCAGTTCGGCCGGTTTGATCTGGCGTCGGGTGCACGCCGGCCGCGATGCTTATGTGGCGATGGCGCTGGCGCTGGAAATGCTGGCGAGTCGCCGGGAAAGCGCTGCTGAAATTTTTGACAGTTTGCCGCGTTATCACAACTGCACGGCGAAATTCGAGGCTTCGCCCTATGCGGCCCGTGAAGTGATTCTGATCCTGGCGCGGCGCTATGAGGCGCTGCACCCCTTGACCATCGACGGGGTGCGCATCGATTTTCCGGAAGGCTGGGTGCTGGTACGGCAGTCGAATACCGAGCGGGTTCTCCGTATGAACGCCGAAGCCGGTACCGCTGCCGCTGCCGAAGCGCTGTTGCGGCGGTTGCGGGCGGAAATCGAGACTATTTTACAGGAATTTAACGGTTGA
- a CDS encoding HAD family phosphatase, with amino-acid sequence MSEVKLHLFDMDHTLMDNDSDLSWKTYAVQRKLASPEALQQAEAYFEQYSEGRLDIDAFIRFQLQEFVGNTPETMRRMSQEHFTELARPKIYADAVALVRSLRQNGKLVGLLTATNLVLAKPLADFFGFDYVLGTNLEVRDGKYTGGIAGTYAGGAGKVVIARECAATLGLDLAEVAYYGDSINDRFILEAVGAPTAVNPSKQLSALAEQYRWPVLNFGPGGYVLQP; translated from the coding sequence ATGTCGGAAGTGAAACTGCATCTCTTTGATATGGACCATACGCTGATGGACAACGACAGCGATCTGTCATGGAAAACGTATGCCGTGCAGCGGAAGCTGGCGTCTCCGGAGGCGCTGCAGCAGGCCGAAGCGTATTTTGAACAATATTCGGAGGGGCGGCTCGACATCGATGCGTTCATCCGTTTTCAATTGCAGGAGTTTGTCGGCAATACGCCGGAAACGATGCGGCGAATGTCGCAGGAGCATTTCACCGAATTGGCGCGTCCGAAAATCTATGCCGACGCCGTAGCGTTGGTCCGTTCGCTGCGGCAGAACGGCAAATTGGTCGGTTTGCTGACGGCGACCAATTTGGTGCTGGCGAAGCCGCTGGCGGATTTTTTCGGTTTCGATTATGTGCTGGGAACCAATCTGGAAGTGCGTGACGGCAAATATACCGGCGGCATTGCCGGCACCTATGCCGGGGGGGCCGGTAAAGTGGTCATCGCCCGGGAGTGTGCGGCAACGCTCGGTCTGGATTTGGCGGAAGTGGCTTACTATGGCGACAGCATCAACGACCGTTTCATCCTGGAAGCGGTCGGCGCGCCGACTGCGGTGAATCCTTCCAAGCAGTTGTCGGCTCTGGCCGAACAATATCGCTGGCCGGTACTCAATTTCGGCCCCGGCGGCTATGTACTGCAACCATGA